A stretch of Prunus dulcis chromosome 6, ALMONDv2, whole genome shotgun sequence DNA encodes these proteins:
- the LOC117631647 gene encoding protein LIKE COV 2-like, with amino-acid sequence MAEEKESSSVPLSQAENGILDPEDPAKSPPSSPNSSTRKACCFVLQSWVSKKFMTGCVVLFPVAVTFFVTWWFIQFVDGFFSPLYAQLGIDIFGLGFVTSLLFVFFVGVFVSSWMGATVFSLGEWIIKKMPFVKHIYSASKQISAAISPDQNTTAFKEVAIIRHPRVGEYAFGFITSTVTLQRDNEDEELCSVFVPTNHLYIGDIFLVNSKEIIRPNLSIREGIEIIVSGGMSMPQIISPHQRIAQQIEKIPLNRIK; translated from the exons ATGGCCGAAGAAAAAGAGTCATCGTCGGTTCCTCTGAGTCAGGCTGAGAATGGTATTCTGGATCCCGAAGATCCAGCCAAGTCTCCTCCAAGCTCCCCCAATTCCTCTACTCGTAAG GCTTGCTGCTTTGTTCTCCAAAGTTGGGTCTCAAAGAAGTTTATGACTGGATG TGTAGTTCTTTTTCCTGTTGCTGTTACGTTCTTTGTTACATGGTGGTTTATTCAGTTTGTTGATGGTTTCTTCAGTCCACTCTATGCTCAGCTTGGCATCGACATCTTCG GACTTGGATTTGTCACATCCTTACTTTTTGTATTCTTTGTTGGCGTTTTTGTTTCATCGTGGATGGGTGCCACTGTTTTCTCACTTGGAGAATGGATCATAAAGAAAATGCCTTTTGTTAAGCATATCTACTCTGCCTCCAAACAAATTAGTGCAGCGATTTCTCCAG ACCAAAATACCACAGCTTTTAAAGAGGTGGCAATTATCCGTCACCCACGTGTTGGTGAATATGCATTTGGGTTTATTACATCAACTGTCACCCTTCag AGAGATAATGAAGATGAGGAGTTGTGTAGTGTTTTTGTCCCAACAAATCATCTATACATAGGCGATATATTTCTTGTTAACTCCAAAGAGATCATAAGACCAAATCTGTCTATTCGAGAAGGCATAG AGATAATTGTTTCTGGGGGTATGTCAATGCCGCAAATCATTTCTCCTCACCAAAGGATTGCCCAGCAGATTGAGAAAATTCCGTTGAACAGAATAAAGTGA